GCGGCAAGTTGAAGGCACAACCCTCACTTGGTCAACTCTGTGCACGGGAGGGAAAATTCCCAAGCCTCCTCTCCCTGCCGCCGGCttcatccgcgccgccgccgcccgttcttGTCGCCGCTGCCGGCCATGGAGCCCCTCCAGCCCCCGGCCACCCCCTCCACCGCTCCTCCGCCGCTGGCTTCATCCGCGCTCGCGCCCGTGGCCGCGCCCGCCCCCGCCCCGCGCctcccgcctccggccacctcgaccAACGCCGTCATGGCGGAGATGGTGGCGGCCATCCACATCGGCCAAAAATGGAGGCGGGCAGGCACCCACGTCGTGCCAAGCAAGCCGCCCGTGCCCGCCCCCGCGGCGAAGGCGGCGAAGCCCGCCAAGCCGGCAACCTCCACCGCGGCTGTTACCAAGCGCAAGGAGAATCAGCTTGCAAACAGTCGTGCCAAGCATACCGCGGCACCACCATCGCCACCGCCGAGCACGGCCGCTCCAACGCCGCCAAccgtgaccgacatgttcgatgaaatgtccgcACCAACCGTGTTATATAGGGCCTTGCTCGAGGACGCGAAGGTGAACATTGGGTCTCCTCCACTTGCTTCCTTCGACTTCCATGTTGAGGAGCCgacgggtgaggaggaggaggcgggtgaGGAGGAGGAATAAGATGAAGATGTCACCGAGATCGGAGAGGAAGTGTTTGAAGCGGGAGGTGGTGCTCGAAGGCCAATTCGCACGGCGAACTACACGGAGGTTGAAGATGTCCTCTTGGTCAAGGCTTGGTCGCAAGTGGGGGTGGATGCAGTCACCGACACCGATCAAACCGAGAAACGTTATTGGCAACGCATTGAGGACATGTATTGCAATCTGAAACCCAAGACTGCCACATTGAGAGCTCGTTCTTACATATCGCTTCAAGGTCGGTGGGAGTTGATGAAACCCGCTTGTGCTCGTTGGAGTGCGGCTATGGATCAAGTGAGGGATCAATCCCCAAGTGGCTGCGTTGAGAGTGATTATCTGAGTACAAATATCATGCTTATTACTTGTTTGTTCatgctttatttacttgttggttaTGCTTGGTTGTGATTTTGATATGCTCCCAATGATGATATGTTTTAGGAGAAATATGCCGACTTGAGGTACAAGGACATGGCCGGTTCCAAGGGCAAATCCTTCCCATTCAAGCATTGTTGGGCATTGCTCCAACATCTTGCCAAATGGAAATTGAGGGATCAAGAGAGTGCACCAAAGAAATCGGATATGATCAAAATGGATGATAGTGATGAAGAAGGAAGAAACCATGACAAGCCCGACGGaaccaagaagggaaaagaaaggaTGAAGATGGAAGCGGAGGCATCAAGCTTGAGGGAAAAGATTGATCAAATGATTAAGTCAAAGGAGACATTGAGAACGAAGGCATTGGAGACAAAGCTTATTATCACTGAGAGAAAGAAAGAGGTGAAACTTGCACAATTGGAAGCAAGGCGagaagatgccaagcgcaaggccgagatggaggagaggatgatcaagctcaaggaagcAAAAGCATGGAAGGAGCTCCTGGCCGAGGAGAAGGAGCACATGATGATGTCTAGAAAGGACATGGATGAAGAGCAATTGGCGTGGTGGATGGAGTACAAGGAGAACATCACGGGCAGGAAGAGGCTACTGcgtggtgctggtggtggtgcGTCGTATACTCTCCGAGGTGAGTCATCGATGAGTGGTGGAGGCGATGGAGGTGTGGACAACTTCACCGGTGCTTGAGTTGTTCGTACGTTTTATGTTTTGCAAATGATGTCTTCGATGACTATGTGATGATGATCATTTGCAcgttgtatgtcttgctatgatatCCATGGGATTTActatgtgatgatgatgatgatttgcaCGTTTGTTTCATGTATGTGATCATGATTATTTGCAAATTTGAGAGTGATTTATGTTGCTGTCCTGTTTTGAAGGTTTGAAGGCCGGGGCGCAGATCAGTGCCCTCAAACCAACCCTTAAAATAGAATGCGCCAGGGATTTTCGGCCTTCAAAATGACATTTTTCAGCCCTCAAACTAGTTTTGAAGGTTGAGTTTTTGAGGGCTCTGTTAGGCCCTATTTGGTTTAGCTTTTATCGACGGATTCTGCTGTCGCGCAGCAGAATGTAAACCGAAGGGCGAATCCAGCAGAATCCGATTCCAGAAATCCGCtaccaaaatctgaaccaaaagcggaagcagcccATGACGTGCTTTACAAAATCGGATTCCGCTGCGGGCCAAAATATGAAAAAGttgtatcagctggtttgccaaatgatctacatctttttcacatcagacTTTTCACAGCTGTTTTTTCACAGCTCCTTTTAGAAATTCACAGCCGAACCAAACAGAGCCTTAGACATACTCTTAGCATTTTACAAGGCCTTATGGGCCTCTATAGGCATGGGCGCGGCGGATACGCCGGGTTGTCTAATCTGAGCTAGTTTTATCTGCACTTTGTAACGCACAACTCAGTCCCTTCTCCCCGCCCACTACCTCAAACCctaccgcctcgccgccgccgccatggcctcgtcGTCGTCTCCGGCGAGTAGCCACCCGCCTGGCCCGTTTGCTCTAGGGTTGGAGTCCTCGGCGAACAAGATTGGCATCGGCGTCGTCTCCATCTCCGGGCAAATCCTCTCCAACCCGCGCCATACGTACATCACCCCGCCAGGCCACGGTTTCCTGCCCCGGGAGACCGCGCAGCACCACCTCGTCCACCTACTCCCTCTACTCCGCGCAGCACTCGCCGAGGCCGATGCCTCACCTGCCGACCTCGCCTGCATTTGCTACACCATGGGCCCCGGCATGGGCGGGCCTCTCCAGGTCGCCGCCGCATCGGCCCGGGCTCTGTCGCTCCTATGGGGGAAAGCGCTTGTCGCTGTCAATCACTGTGTTGCGCACATTGAAATGGGCCGCGTGGTCACCGGCGCCGTGGACCCTGTTGTGCTCTACGTCTCAGGTGGCAACACGCAGGTCATCGCGTATAGCGAAGGGAGGTACAGGATCTTCGGTGAGACCATTGATATTGCCGTCGGGAACTGCCTCGACCGCTTTGCGCGGATCCTCGAGCTCTCGAATGACCCCAGCCCTGGGTATAACATCGAGCAGGTAACCCGTTCGTCAAATGCTAATTCTCTATATATGACTTCCAGTTTACCAATGTTACTAGAAGCTAGGTGCGCTTTGCTGCGCAGTTGGTGTTGTTGGGTTTCTTAAAAAAAGTTTCAAAATATAAGGTCTTTTACTTTTCTAAAAAGTCAAACCtgttaagtttgatcaaatttgtagagaaatatatcaaaattcATAAATCACATCGATATGATTAGATTCACCATGAAATGAATTTACGTACTCATTTGTTATTattgtggatgtcgatattttttACTCTGAACTTTGTCAAAATTAAAGAAATTTGACTTCCAAAAAATAATACCCCTTATATTGTGGAGCTGATGGAATATTTAGTTTGACAGATGGGAGCGATGATGGAGTGTGTTTTATATTTATTTATAATGCGGTGATTTGATGGGCCTTTCGTGGTGCGGTTCTGTGTTATCCGCCAACTAACGTATATTTATGTGGGTAAATTTTCACGTCAGGGGCTGCATGTACTATATTGGTGCCATAGTATCACATGGTGACGATTCTTTTTTGTAGGTGGTTGGAGAGTGCACGGGATTGATGTGTTCTCATAGGCCGGTTGCtgctgattgatttgaaaaatcgtTGACCTGGTTAAAATCATAAACGAAAtccaaaattgaatacctcaattgaATGAAATTGTTTAAAATGGGAACATAGTGAATCACGAATGAGAGAGCCCTTGAGAAATGTTGACCAATTCTAAATTGAAGACCTCAGTTAATCGCGAGGCCTTAAAAATCAGGAACCATAGTGTATAGTATAAAAGAATTGAATTAGAgagctttgagaaattgttgacccggtcaaaatcagATGACCCAATCCCAATTGGACCCCTCAATTGAATGTGGGCTCTTTAAAACTAGGGAGCTTAGTGTTATAGAGTATTTGTAGCTGTATATGCACATATATGCTCATTTCTAGTTTCAATTGTAATTCAGGCCTAACTGCATGAGTTGTTTAGTTGCTTCAAGCACTTCGATCTGTATGggtaataacataaatagattaattATGAGATATATGAACTAAACTGAGAATGTGGAAAATTGGGATTTTTATCTGGTTGATCTGCGAATTGATTTTCAATATGCCGAGTTGGTGATACTTGCTTGTACGAGATAATATTTGCAAATGAGAGGACCATGTATTATTGCATATGACCAATGTAGCCATGTAGGATGATTGCATAACACAGAATAAACAATTGGATTTGTGATGCCATTTTGATATTCAAGTCCTTTGGACTGCCCTCTAGATTAGCTTATacaatactccttctgttcctttatataaggtgtatttgttttttcaaaagtcaaacggatgcatgtttgaccaagtttttagaaaaatatatcaatacCCACAATAcaaaatttatatcatttgatTCATCATGAAAAGTAGTTTCATATATTATCTATTAGGTATTACAGATATTGTCCGCAATCGTGATTATCATGAATGTCGTTAGTAAAGGGAGCACAATAATGATTTAATTGGGGGTGTGCACGACGGCCTTACAACGAACGTGGCTGTACACCGACAATATCGACACTTCAATGTTTCCTTAATAGTTTCAGTTGCCTTGAGGGACTGTGATCTAGCCCTATGTTAGGGAGGCGTCGTGGGAGGTTTGGCTGGAAGCCCGACTTGAACAACGCTGTACACTCTCCAAACTTCTCTTCCTAAACATCGGTCCTAGTCGAACGAGGCTCCTCGGACATGGCCCTAGAGCTCCCCGCACGAGGCTTGAACCTCTGTGCACTACACTTGATTCTCTTGAGAGTGACCGAGTTACATGCACATGGGGGCTTTATATAGCCTATGGGTCCTTCACAGATGAACAAGACTACCATTGAGATGGTAGGTGGAGCGGTAGTGGACCTAATCTTTGGTCCACGGGTCCATGGTGTACTAGGAGGGGACGTCCATAGCCTATGGTGGACCAATCCCTCTCATCCCTCCACCATGATGGGATTCTTCACTTAAGCTTCTTTGCCTTAGTTGGCCTCTTTGACTTGGTCTTATCTTTTTTCTTTCATTTAACTTGTTGATCATGGTTGCTTGCTTGACTTGTATTGGCTTGGCTTCATGTGAATATCAAAAGCTGAAGCATATGTTTATGTGCACCATATAGGGTTTGAATACATGTGAATATCAAAGAAATTACCAAAAAAATGCAGTGCTAGATTGTATACATGCATACATTTGTGCAATAATATAATTCCTTATGCATTTTACAAAATATGTAGAGATATAGACATTAGAGATGCTTAcatgggcccataacccacgggTCTCGGGATCGAAACCCGACTTTGATACAAATGCCGTCGGACCCTAGGACCAGAATTACACAAATCTAGCTATAGAGAATGATGCATAAAGCTGAGATTCACGCTCGGACAATGACACCAATATTTGATGGGCCGTGAGCTCCTAATAGTCTCAGAGAGCTTGAAACATTCAAGCCACTCCCCCACTACTGGATCACCTCGTCCGAGCGGGGTGGTCTCAAACATTCCTTCAATTGATCTAACTGAGCCGAAGCATCAATACATACCCAGCCACAACCAGTAAAATGGACACATGGTTGGAGTAGCGTGATATAGCTCCTAAGCTCTCAGTACATGAATTGCTTCACCTTGTATTCGATCATCCGCTAGCACATGCATAACATAGATTCCAAGACCCTACACAGAACGTGCACTTTATATCAATACTTGCATCATGCACGCCGTGTGTGTGAAAACAAGTAACACAACTCTACCCTTGAAAGCATATATATAACAAAGTCTCATAAGAGAGCAAAGATAGCAGATATATTAAAAGCAGAGGTTGCATGACCCAACAGTACATCAAGCATCAGCGGAAACGAAATATGTCCGAGTATAAAACATGTTTAATGAAAGCCTAAGAGGGATGAACAAAATACAGTGACCCTTCCAAAGGCATAGATTGTTGTCTGGACCTCCAAACTACACGCCGACATTGAGATCCATGTAGTAACCACCATCGGGGTTGTAAGCCTACTCTGCAACAAGTTATTAATGAACAACAAgggtgagtacaattgtactcggcaagacttacatcagaagtaGCTACATCTATGTTAACCTCCACAGTAATGCACCACCTTGAACCCTCCCACGACCTATGTTGCAGGGATACGGCTGGGAGGTGCTGTATCAGTGCAAAAAACGTGGCCAAAACGGGGATACGCATGGATACGCAGGGGATACATGTATCCCTAAGTATCCCCTTTTTCTGAATTAAAATAAAAGGAGCAAAATGCAAAACGGCTGGGATACGATGGGGATACCACATGGATACGTATAGGGCTGTTACGACTTGAACCAGAGCCCATCAGGAGGCCGATTGTGGGCTGCCTCATATGCAATTTTGATCGCTAAAACAAACCCTCATGCACGACACTTGAAAAATGCAGCAACTTCTTCACTGCTGAttttatcatcctcaaaagatcaGGTTACTTCATTAACCTCAATTTGATCATTCTCAAAATATTTTCTATTAGTGCTGATTTTTTATGCATTTGTACATATACTCGTTGTATCCCCGTAAgtctattttcagaaaatgccgtTTTCTCGTATCGTGTCACGGCAACAGAACGGTATTTACGGAAGTTCGaagacttccggacgtccggaccgtcccgagcctccggacgtacgacacccaccggacgtccgacgcctatgtgcgcagccgcgggcctttggccttgtatccctctctcaCTTACACCTTCGTGGCTTATACTATAAATAGACCacatccacctcctttctagggttagcgaaggattagctcatgtttgtgtgagagctttgctcgtccacttggttaccttctcctcggagatcgcgcctccattggagaagatccttccaagcggattcaagaccccctcttgggcggctccatcaagacctcctcatggagatgaactttacctttgtgacgccccgagaccgatgtgccaggtgtcctccagttattcgctgttgttgccttgtcattgcttgcgtgtcatgcatgtcatatcatgtcatcatgtgcatttcatttgcatacatgttcatctcatgcatccgagcattttccccgttgtccattttgcaatccggcgctcctatgtcacccggtgtccctttctacctcttttcatgtgcaggtgttaaacgttttcggattagactgagacttgccatgcggccttgatttactaccggtagaccgcctgtcaagtttcgtgccatttggactttgttggatactccaacggttaaccgagggactgaaaaggcctcgtgtgtgttgcagcccaacacctctccaaagtggcccaaaacccacctaaaccccctccatcatctcggtcgtttgatcacgatcgcttggccgaaaatcgcacctcatttggactctcctagctccctctacctataaatatgtggcctcccccgaaattccgcgcagatgaaaccctagatccaactccctccgcgccggacatgtccaccggagCCGGCCACCTCACCCCGACCAACCAGGGGATGCCACATCAGCGTGCCGGCTCCCTCTTCCACTCGCGTCGCGCCACctgtccctctctctcctcccaccgtgCCTCGGCCCGCTGCAGCCCACGGCCGGCAAgccccgggccgcgccgggcccgacCGCACCTCGTCGCCCGCCCGTGCCCGCGCGCCTCCACCGccggccgccgcacgccgcccaccGCCATCGCCGACCACCGCCGCGCCTGCACTCCGCCGCCAGCGCGccgcccgcaccccgccgccgTTGCGCACCGCCTCCGCGCCCGCGGCGTCTTCCCGCGAGCTCGCCGCCCCGCCATGGCAGCTCGACGGTGGCCACCTCCACTGCGGGATCCGCCGGACCTCCGTGGCCTCATCCTGGTCGGTTCCGGCGCCGCCCTCCGTGGACCCGCGGCCCCCTccttcggcctcctcctcgtctccggccTCCTCCATCCACTCCGGCGAGCTTCGAGAACTCCAGCCACTTCTCCGACAAGATCCGGGCTGGAGTGGATCAGATCCACCGGGAGACGAACCAAATGGCTCCTCCCCACGTCCCGGATATCCTCATCCCACGTTGACTTTTTGCGGAGGTAAAAATTTCACCAAGTCCCCGAAGTTCCAGATTCATgtggccatgttcatcgcatcataactttctcATCGTAGCtcggatctgtttcagcaaatggctttttgtcatttttgccatgattaatgtgtgcatgctatgatcttgagctctatatgtgttttgtagaatgccatgccatctttacaggagtgtatccatgtatttttgtgatcttgatggtgactagcacaagcatgcaaagtagcttaatcagtgatgctgatttcagggacttagtttttcactaagtccttgtcctgattttgttgtatgccatatgttcatgttgtttcctagtgatccgtgactcttttgaggatgatcattaaggatgttttattaatattgtggtgctctatccatccatgtcttttttttgcaattatggagcaccctagcttgagtcaatcgagctctaattttgctataaaatgttcctggcagattgttaacatgtttagtgattttgccgaggttgttgctattgatccatgcatgctatgttgttgttcttgccatctgtagcttctatgtcatgtctatttgctgggtgtatgcttattttgtcatgcaatgccttgtagtgagtgcatcgaactcGTAAACAGGCCTACTTGTTAgtctgttttgcatgctctagttttgcACTAAGTCTGaattgtttatgtttttgctatgt
The sequence above is a segment of the Triticum dicoccoides isolate Atlit2015 ecotype Zavitan chromosome 1A, WEW_v2.0, whole genome shotgun sequence genome. Coding sequences within it:
- the LOC119276016 gene encoding probable tRNA N6-adenosine threonylcarbamoyltransferase → MASSSSPASSHPPGPFALGLESSANKIGIGVVSISGQILSNPRHTYITPPGHGFLPRETAQHHLVHLLPLLRAALAEADASPADLACICYTMGPGMGGPLQVAAASARALSLLWGKALVAVNHCVAHIEMGRVVTGAVDPVVLYVSGGNTQVIAYSEGRYRIFGETIDIAVGNCLDRFARILELSNDPSPGYNIEQVVGECTGLMCSHRPVAAD